The following are encoded together in the Bacteroidales bacterium genome:
- a CDS encoding DUF6089 family protein yields MNKNLIILIILFFTLNLKSQNNNIEPGITLGTSYYLGDINHSRQFYSPGLAYGLAVRHSFNDYYAVRLNILKAKITGNDADFSNIYQQTRGYSFTNNIIEVGLQTEFNFSDFNSNIRKSNAPFITGGLAVAVSNSFSDYTIAIPIGIGYKYSPSKKITISAEWVFRITASDKMDLLLPNDANLKQITKANNNDWYSVAGITVTYNLKNDKKWCPAYQKPRK; encoded by the coding sequence GTGAACAAAAATTTAATTATTTTAATAATACTTTTTTTTACATTAAACTTAAAATCTCAAAATAATAATATTGAGCCCGGCATTACTTTAGGAACATCTTATTATTTAGGCGACATAAATCATTCTCGTCAATTTTACTCTCCCGGCTTGGCATACGGTTTAGCTGTCAGGCACTCATTTAATGATTACTATGCCGTAAGACTAAATATTCTGAAAGCAAAAATAACAGGAAATGATGCAGATTTTTCAAACATATATCAACAAACCAGAGGATATTCCTTTACAAATAATATAATTGAAGTCGGTTTACAAACAGAATTTAATTTTTCAGACTTTAACTCTAATATCAGAAAAAGTAACGCCCCGTTTATTACAGGCGGATTAGCTGTTGCTGTATCTAACTCATTTTCTGATTATACAATTGCAATCCCCATAGGAATAGGCTATAAATACTCCCCTTCAAAAAAAATAACCATAAGTGCCGAGTGGGTATTCAGAATAACAGCATCAGATAAAATGGATTTATTGTTGCCTAACGATGCAAACTTAAAACAAATCACAAAAGCAAATAATAATGATTGGTATTCTGTTGCCGGAATTACCGTTACTTATAATTTGAAAAATGATAAAAAATGGTGCCCGGCTTATCAAAAACCAAGGAAATAG